From a region of the Halomonas sp. HL-93 genome:
- a CDS encoding regulatory protein RecX: MFSSSQDATPREVAIQLLARREYSRAELARKLEQKAFAAEEIDACLETLAEQGLQSDARFAESFIRSRINRGQGVIRIKGELSQRGVDREIATEAFAAVEEREAVDWFELARDTLARRFSSPGATPKERAKRERFLATRGFDFDQIRYALDSL, translated from the coding sequence ATGTTTTCATCGTCCCAAGACGCCACCCCTCGGGAGGTGGCCATTCAACTGCTGGCTCGGCGGGAATACTCCCGCGCCGAGCTGGCGCGCAAGCTTGAGCAGAAGGCATTTGCCGCTGAAGAGATTGATGCCTGCCTCGAGACATTGGCCGAGCAGGGATTACAGTCGGACGCGCGCTTTGCCGAAAGCTTTATCCGCTCGCGTATCAATCGTGGGCAAGGCGTCATTCGCATTAAGGGCGAGCTAAGCCAGCGTGGGGTCGACCGCGAAATAGCCACGGAAGCCTTTGCCGCGGTTGAAGAGCGCGAGGCAGTCGATTGGTTTGAGCTCGCCCGTGACACCCTGGCACGACGCTTTTCATCTCCCGGCGCTACCCCCAAAGAACGCGCTAAGCGGGAACGCTTTCTTGCCACGCGCGGGTTTGATTTTGACCAAATCCGCTACGCGTTAGACAGTCTATAG